A section of the Mycolicibacterium anyangense genome encodes:
- a CDS encoding chorismate mutase produces MRLTVLATAILTTTLAAVPAAAADPGDPLHDLIDAAAQRLATADPVAASKWLSGGPITDPARVGQVLDQVAAEAVKGGVPTDYAKRVFTDQINATEGIQYSRFAGWKFDPATAPSVAPDLSASRAVIDGLNHRMVDQIGAQWPVLQSPQCAADLAAAKAAVAAERGLDDLYRAALDVATRSYCPAG; encoded by the coding sequence ATGAGGCTGACGGTCCTGGCGACCGCGATCCTGACGACGACACTGGCGGCGGTCCCCGCAGCAGCCGCGGACCCCGGCGACCCGCTGCACGACCTGATCGACGCGGCGGCGCAGCGGCTTGCGACCGCGGATCCCGTTGCAGCCTCGAAATGGCTGAGCGGCGGGCCCATCACCGACCCAGCCCGCGTCGGGCAGGTGCTGGACCAGGTCGCGGCCGAGGCCGTAAAGGGCGGTGTACCAACCGATTACGCCAAGAGGGTGTTCACCGACCAGATCAACGCGACCGAAGGCATCCAGTACAGCCGCTTCGCCGGGTGGAAGTTCGACCCCGCCACCGCGCCATCGGTGGCCCCGGACCTGTCGGCGTCACGCGCGGTGATCGACGGGCTCAACCACCGAATGGTGGACCAGATCGGCGCACAGTGGCCGGTGTTGCAGTCACCGCAGTGCGCGGCCGACCTGGCCGCCGCCAAAGCCGCCGTCGCCGCCGAACGCGGCCTCGACGACCTCTACCGAGCGGCCCTCGACGTGGCCACCCGGTCCTATTGCCCGGCAGGCTAG
- a CDS encoding DUF4331 family protein, with protein MSNHFTGLSLGPPLGDQRLDLCDLYAFPSPADPERTVLILNANPNADALHPDAIYRLAIDNDGDLRNDIAFSFVFSEPQDGAQTVDVFMAVDDEAESPEAVGEKIFSGVQVSFGQTPNVVQSGSITFFAGARSDAFFFDFDGIKNLFDITGGRNFTAPHLGGTSPWTGVDSNTEANVFSIAIELPTAQLGADPDIRIWGRCSLRRDGELVHVDRAGHPSVSSFFNTDETKEEYNASEPIHDRERWIGQFIHLMGHTGDYTREEAIEAIDTEGTLPDMLTYNPSKPATYPNGRVFTDDVINYRLAFLTKGDCPPTGLSPHTDTLDVFPYLGHPHPAD; from the coding sequence ATGTCGAATCATTTCACCGGACTGAGCCTGGGTCCGCCGCTGGGCGATCAGCGGTTGGATCTGTGTGATCTGTATGCCTTCCCGTCGCCAGCCGACCCGGAGCGCACGGTGCTGATTCTCAACGCCAACCCGAATGCCGATGCGCTGCACCCGGATGCCATCTACCGGCTTGCCATCGACAACGACGGCGACCTGCGCAACGACATCGCGTTCAGCTTCGTCTTCTCCGAGCCGCAGGACGGTGCGCAGACCGTCGACGTGTTCATGGCCGTCGACGACGAAGCGGAATCGCCGGAAGCAGTGGGGGAGAAGATCTTCTCCGGTGTGCAGGTGTCATTCGGGCAGACGCCCAACGTCGTGCAGTCCGGCAGCATCACGTTCTTCGCCGGGGCCCGCAGCGACGCCTTCTTCTTCGACTTCGACGGGATCAAGAATCTCTTCGACATCACCGGCGGCCGCAACTTCACCGCACCGCATCTCGGAGGCACCTCCCCGTGGACCGGGGTGGACTCCAACACCGAGGCCAACGTCTTCTCCATCGCCATCGAGCTGCCGACCGCGCAGCTCGGTGCCGATCCCGACATCCGGATCTGGGGCCGCTGCAGCCTGCGGCGCGACGGCGAACTCGTCCACGTCGACCGGGCCGGGCACCCGTCGGTCAGCAGTTTCTTCAACACCGACGAGACCAAAGAGGAATACAACGCCAGCGAGCCGATCCACGACCGGGAGCGCTGGATCGGCCAGTTCATCCACCTGATGGGGCACACCGGCGACTACACCCGGGAAGAAGCCATCGAGGCGATCGACACCGAGGGCACCCTGCCGGACATGTTGACCTACAACCCGTCGAAGCCCGCGACGTATCCCAACGGCCGGGTGTTCACCGATGACGTCATCAACTACCGGTTGGCCTTCCTCACCAAGGGCGACTGCCCCCCGACCGGGCTGTCACCGCACACCGACACCCTCGACGTCTTCCCGTATCTAGGGCACCCGCACCCGGCCGACTAG